The stretch of DNA CAACATTTCAAGCGTCAAGAATATTGACATTCAGTTCAGTCACATTATTACTGATGTACCGGACTATTTCAACAAGCAGTTTATTCTTGACAGACTTTCGTTAAGCACACCAACGATAACCGTTTCTTCGGATGACACCTCGATCGATGACATTGATTCCCTTCCGGTTTCGAGTGATGAGAGCATCTCGCTCAGCTCGATAAACACTGATTTCTCAGCTTCATTTGACCTGACCAGAGCACTTGAAAGTTATCCAAAGCTGAAAAATGACTCAAACGTAGTCTCAACATATCTGAAATTCGAAAGTTCAGGACTTGCTGAAAAAACCTTTGACAGTGTTGATGATTCAAGATTTACGATCAAAAACCCTTACTCGTCAAAATACACTGCTGAACTGGTAACACAGCGTCTTGACAATGTGACTATAATAGGACCTGAAGAGGATATTGAAAAGATAACAGCTGACAATCTTACAGTCGAAATAGATCTTTCAAAAAGCACAGTTTCCGGTACCGGTAAACTCAATACCGGAATAAGCACCTACAAGGCGCTGGTGCTTCTGCCGTCAAAATACAAAAATGTATGGGCTTACGGCGAATACACAGTTGATGTCGAGATCTACGAAAATGAATTCCAGCAGACTGATGTGACAACTGCATCTTCTGATTAAAAAAGTTCATGTTTTATACGGTTTCCCATATTCGCAATATATGGGAAACCTTTTTTCATTGCATTTTCTGAATATTTATGAACAAAGTATTAATTTTTCAAAGTTTATAAAAAAAGTATTCACAAGCATGTCTTTTTTGTGTATAATAGTATCGTATGGAATTGATTGAAATAAGTTGCATTTATTTTAATTAAAAATTTGAAAGGATGATTTTTCCAATGGTTCAGAAAAATTTAACAGGTAAGGCTATAGCAGCTGTTGCTGCTCTTACACTCACTGTTTCAGGTCTCGGACAGACAGGTGCTGTTTTCGGCGGAAACACAGTTAAGGCTGCTGACACTGACAACTACGCAAAGCTCCTTCAGGCATCACTCTTCTTCTACGATGCCAACATGTGCGGAAAGAACGTTGAATCTAAGTCTCTTATGAAATGGAGAGGCAACTGCCACACAAACGACGAAGTTGACGGCGGTTTCCACGATGCCGGTGACCACGCAATGTTCGGTCTCCCACAGGGCTACGCAGCTTCAACACTCGGATGGAGCTACTACGAATTCAAGGAGGCTTTCGACGGACTCGGTGTAACAGTTCACTACAAGACAATCAATGATTACTTTGCTGATTTCTTCAGAAAAGCTACAGTTCTTTCAGGCGACAGAGTTTCAAAGATCTGTATCCAGAAGGGTCTCGGCGACACAGACCACGCTTACTGGGGTGCTCCTGAAAAGCAGGGCGACAGAGGCGGATGCGACTGGAGATCAAACGGTTCAGGCGAAATCGCAGCTGAATACGCTGCAGCTCTTGCAGTCAGCTACGTAAACTTCGGTAACACTGAAGACCTTAAGTACGCTAAGGCTCTCTACAACTACGCTAAGGCAAACCCAAGCTGTTCAAACGGTGACTGCACAGGCTTCTACAAGTCAGACAGCTTCAACGATGACCTTGCATGGGCAGCTGGCTGGCTCTACATCGCTACTAAGGACGGCGGTTACAAGAATGACTGTCAGGCTAACCAGAAGAAGATTGGCTGGGTACACAGCTGGAACAACGTTGAAATGGGTGCTGCTTGTCTCGCAGCTGAGATCGGCGTAGGCAGCTGGGATGCAGTTACAGGATATCTCGGCGGTCAGTGCAACGGCAGCGGATATCTTTGCATGAGCGAATGGGGCAGTGCAAGATATAACTGTGCAATGCAGTTGGCAGCTCTTGTATGCACAAAGCACAACGCAGGAAATTATACAAACTGGTGCCAGGGCCAGATGACTTATATCCTCGGTCAGAACCCGAAGAACACATGCTTCGTAACAGGCTTTGCTTCAAACTCAGCAAAGAACTGCCACCACAGAGCAGCTTCAGGCTACCAGGGATACGACGGTGCTGACGGATTCCACACAGGTGTTAAGGAATACAACCCTAACCACCACTACACACTTATCGGTGCTCTCGCAGGTGGTCCGGCTGATGCAGGCGGAACATACACAGACGTTATCGACGACTACAAGAGTAACG from Ruminococcus sp. HUN007 encodes:
- a CDS encoding glycoside hydrolase family 9 protein, which gives rise to MVQKNLTGKAIAAVAALTLTVSGLGQTGAVFGGNTVKAADTDNYAKLLQASLFFYDANMCGKNVESKSLMKWRGNCHTNDEVDGGFHDAGDHAMFGLPQGYAASTLGWSYYEFKEAFDGLGVTVHYKTINDYFADFFRKATVLSGDRVSKICIQKGLGDTDHAYWGAPEKQGDRGGCDWRSNGSGEIAAEYAAALAVSYVNFGNTEDLKYAKALYNYAKANPSCSNGDCTGFYKSDSFNDDLAWAAGWLYIATKDGGYKNDCQANQKKIGWVHSWNNVEMGAACLAAEIGVGSWDAVTGYLGGQCNGSGYLCMSEWGSARYNCAMQLAALVCTKHNAGNYTNWCQGQMTYILGQNPKNTCFVTGFASNSAKNCHHRAASGYQGYDGADGFHTGVKEYNPNHHYTLIGALAGGPADAGGTYTDVIDDYKSNEVAIDYNAGLVGAAAGLYSFKKSGTIASSFEGTKSNGAGAAVVTQPSPTQQAPASPSPTPQQPQPTQQPTTQPTTQPTQQPTQQPTSSDGGYTLKSGKKITYSALGEDDRMIGFAYKDFGISAKEKITKVDVNISAGKNIGKYVGQFGTSTTDDAAGYWAMGDEITQTISGNSGTISWKVPSDISSIIQTEYGGEIKFGVWWIDCDEFTIDSVTLYTDGKAASTTTTPKASPSPSPSPSPSPSPSPSPSPSPSPSPSPSPNNDNVKGDVNADGSVTTNDYVTLMGALIGKTDLSASGKKNADMNNDGKISIIDLILLRNKFS